A genomic stretch from Sphingomonas sp. HDW15A includes:
- a CDS encoding MerR family transcriptional regulator, with the protein MAETLDIREVARRTGLTSRALRFYEARGLVKPLRTHSGRRVYGRGELEQVNRIVALKRAGLTLAQIASLTGDRRLDLGKLIDLQLEAVDAKRAELDEARSLLLSVKSRIDRGEPVDAATFCSLIKNEDLMMSKDQWDKVSERYLTEEQRAEFAANPPPTGFDQVEYSRKWADLGERVQEAIPLGADSPEAQMLYDAWQELLAPFKAVATPGMMAGVTNLYERMDEWKGEVSNVPFTPEAFRFIQEIGRKRS; encoded by the coding sequence ATGGCGGAGACCCTCGATATTCGCGAAGTCGCTCGGCGGACCGGCCTCACCAGCCGTGCGCTGCGCTTCTATGAGGCGCGCGGGTTGGTGAAGCCGCTCCGCACCCATAGCGGGCGGCGGGTTTACGGTCGCGGAGAGCTGGAGCAGGTCAATCGTATCGTCGCGCTCAAGCGTGCCGGCCTGACCCTGGCGCAGATCGCATCGCTGACCGGCGACCGTCGCCTCGACCTCGGCAAGCTTATCGACCTCCAGCTGGAGGCGGTCGACGCCAAACGGGCAGAACTCGATGAAGCCCGTTCGCTGCTGCTGTCCGTCAAGTCACGCATCGACCGCGGCGAGCCCGTCGATGCCGCGACCTTCTGCTCGCTGATCAAGAACGAGGATTTGATGATGTCAAAGGATCAATGGGACAAGGTGTCGGAGCGTTATCTCACCGAGGAGCAGCGCGCCGAGTTCGCGGCCAATCCGCCGCCGACGGGATTCGACCAGGTGGAATATAGCCGCAAGTGGGCCGATCTGGGTGAGCGGGTCCAGGAAGCGATACCGCTTGGCGCCGATAGCCCCGAGGCGCAGATGCTCTATGACGCGTGGCAAGAGCTGCTTGCGCCGTTCAAGGCTGTCGCAACCCCGGGGATGATGGCCGGGGTCACCAATCTCTATGAGCGGATGGACGAGTGGAAGGGCGAGGTTTCCAATGTCCCGTTCACCCCGGAAGCCTTTCGTTTCATCCAGGAGATCGGCCGCAAGCGCAGCTGA
- a CDS encoding HAD family hydrolase codes for MTVRVAMWSGPRNLSTAMMRSFGSRPDTFVSDEPFYGAYLRQTGDPQPMADEVIAAMDCDWDSVARTMTGPCPTGTPIWYQKHMAHHMVGPVDHDDLPGLTHAFLIRDPARVVASYAAKRVAVRPDHLGVERQVEFFEREADRLGHPPPVVDSADILRNPRAMLQRLCGALGITWDPSMLRWEPGIRETDGIWAPHWYDAVAESTGFGEPDARLILLDDEAWRVADQCRPFYERLAAHKITA; via the coding sequence GTGACGGTCCGCGTTGCCATGTGGTCGGGGCCCAGGAACCTGTCCACGGCGATGATGCGCAGTTTTGGGAGCAGACCTGATACCTTCGTGTCGGACGAGCCATTCTATGGCGCCTACCTCAGGCAGACCGGCGACCCGCAGCCGATGGCCGACGAGGTCATAGCCGCGATGGACTGCGACTGGGACAGCGTGGCGCGAACGATGACCGGGCCGTGTCCGACGGGCACACCCATCTGGTACCAGAAGCACATGGCGCATCATATGGTCGGGCCGGTCGACCACGACGATTTGCCGGGACTTACCCATGCCTTCCTGATCCGCGATCCGGCCAGGGTCGTCGCCAGTTACGCAGCCAAGCGCGTCGCGGTCCGGCCCGATCATCTCGGCGTCGAGCGGCAGGTCGAATTTTTCGAGCGCGAGGCCGACCGCCTGGGCCATCCGCCGCCTGTCGTCGACAGCGCGGACATATTGCGAAATCCGCGGGCGATGCTGCAGCGGCTGTGCGGCGCGCTGGGAATTACCTGGGATCCGTCCATGCTGCGCTGGGAACCGGGTATCCGCGAGACCGACGGTATCTGGGCTCCGCACTGGTACGACGCGGTTGCCGAGAGCACCGGCTTTGGCGAACCCGACGCCCGCCTTATCCTCCTCGATGACGAAGCATGGCGTGTCGCCGACCAGTGCCGCCCATTTTACGAACGGCTTGCGGCGCACAAAATTACCGCTTGA
- a CDS encoding aminotransferase class IV, producing the protein MTKSMHDVSDPRNASILINVNGEMKPRGEAVVSVFDSGFMLGDGVWEGLRIHNGRPAFLDRHLDRLFEGAKAIAMDIGLTREDLTRRLYDTLDANQMKDGVHVRLMMTRGVRSTPYQDPRVVVGGATIVIIPEYKDPDPAVYERGLKLFTVHVRRGDPAVQDQKINSHSKLNCILASIQATQAGADEALMLDPHGFVATCNSTHFFIVRNGEVWTSSGKYCLGGITRAVTLEVAREAGMAAVEKDFSLTDVYGADEAFVTGTFAGIVPVREVDGRKLNFRGPIVERLQRLYSERVDRDIAEQKRP; encoded by the coding sequence ATGACGAAGTCGATGCATGACGTTTCGGATCCGCGAAACGCGTCGATCCTGATCAACGTCAACGGCGAGATGAAGCCGCGCGGCGAGGCCGTGGTGTCGGTGTTCGACAGCGGCTTCATGCTCGGCGACGGAGTCTGGGAGGGCCTTCGAATTCACAACGGCAGGCCGGCCTTTCTTGACCGCCATCTCGACCGCTTGTTCGAAGGCGCCAAGGCCATCGCCATGGATATCGGCCTGACTCGCGAGGATTTGACTCGGCGGCTCTATGACACTCTCGACGCCAACCAGATGAAAGATGGCGTTCACGTCCGCCTTATGATGACCCGGGGTGTCCGCTCCACGCCGTATCAGGACCCGCGGGTCGTGGTCGGCGGTGCGACGATCGTCATCATTCCCGAATATAAGGATCCTGACCCGGCGGTCTACGAGCGCGGGCTGAAGCTCTTCACTGTCCATGTCCGGCGCGGCGATCCGGCTGTGCAGGACCAGAAGATCAACTCGCATTCGAAGCTCAATTGCATCCTGGCGTCGATCCAGGCGACTCAAGCGGGCGCGGACGAAGCACTGATGCTGGATCCGCACGGCTTCGTCGCGACGTGCAACTCGACCCACTTTTTCATCGTTCGCAATGGCGAGGTCTGGACGTCCAGCGGGAAATATTGCCTCGGCGGAATCACACGTGCCGTCACATTGGAAGTCGCGCGCGAAGCTGGCATGGCTGCGGTCGAGAAAGACTTCTCACTGACCGACGTCTACGGTGCCGACGAGGCGTTCGTCACCGGGACATTCGCGGGCATCGTGCCGGTTCGCGAGGTTGATGGTCGCAAGCTCAATTTCCGCGGCCCGATCGTCGAGCGATTGCAGCGCCTTTACTCGGAGCGTGTCGACCGCGACATCGCGGAGCAGAAGCGTCCGTGA
- a CDS encoding amidohydrolase family protein, producing MMMTFKPALVCFLIAFGVPAIGAPTYIHAGRLVDVPGKPVRGASTIVVDSERIVSIADGHQPVPPGAQMVDLRDKTVLPGLIDSHVHLATDQGGEARLVREMRDEPGLHALEAQWNGMKTLRAGFTTVRNLGDDGGITLALREAIRRGWVQGPRIVDAASSISTTGGHMDGRGALNDVLVAHLPDPENLCDSAESCRRTVRRQIDRGADVIKFATTGGVNSGTGLATRMLEEEARALVETAHRYGRKVAVHAHGADGITLALKAGADSIEHGTVMDDEIVKTMRTKGTYYVPTLSTVNGYLERLAKDPNAYTGAVKTQIDWRIGITGQSLAKAYPAGVRIAFGTDAGVSKHGRNADEFELMVKYGMPAIEAIKAATVNAADLLGLASEIGTIEPGKSADIIAVAGDPLADVTKLKSIDFVMARGEVVKGR from the coding sequence ATGATGATGACGTTCAAGCCTGCTCTCGTCTGTTTTCTCATAGCTTTCGGCGTGCCAGCCATTGGTGCACCAACCTACATACATGCGGGGCGTCTGGTCGACGTTCCGGGCAAGCCCGTGCGGGGCGCATCGACAATCGTCGTGGACTCCGAACGGATCGTGTCGATCGCGGACGGACATCAACCCGTCCCGCCCGGTGCGCAAATGGTCGACCTTCGGGACAAAACCGTGCTTCCGGGGCTGATCGACAGCCATGTCCACCTGGCCACCGACCAGGGCGGCGAAGCGCGGTTGGTCCGGGAAATGCGGGACGAGCCTGGGCTTCATGCCCTCGAAGCGCAGTGGAACGGCATGAAGACGCTCCGCGCTGGCTTCACGACCGTGCGAAACCTCGGCGACGATGGTGGTATTACGCTGGCGCTCCGCGAAGCGATCAGACGCGGCTGGGTGCAGGGTCCACGCATCGTCGATGCCGCCAGCAGCATCTCGACGACCGGCGGCCACATGGATGGTCGCGGCGCCCTGAACGATGTTCTCGTGGCGCACCTGCCGGACCCGGAGAATCTTTGCGACAGCGCCGAAAGTTGCCGACGGACCGTCAGGAGGCAGATTGACCGCGGAGCCGACGTCATCAAGTTCGCGACAACGGGAGGCGTGAACAGCGGAACGGGCCTTGCGACGCGCATGCTCGAGGAGGAAGCCCGTGCGTTGGTCGAAACCGCGCATCGTTATGGCCGCAAGGTTGCCGTTCATGCTCACGGCGCGGACGGCATCACGCTCGCCTTGAAAGCCGGCGCGGACTCCATCGAGCACGGGACGGTGATGGATGACGAGATCGTCAAGACCATGCGCACCAAGGGCACCTACTACGTTCCCACGTTGTCGACGGTGAATGGCTATCTGGAGCGGCTCGCGAAGGACCCTAATGCCTATACCGGTGCGGTGAAGACGCAGATTGACTGGCGCATCGGCATCACCGGTCAGTCGCTCGCCAAGGCGTATCCCGCCGGTGTCCGGATTGCCTTCGGTACCGACGCCGGCGTCTCGAAACATGGTCGCAACGCCGACGAGTTCGAACTGATGGTGAAATATGGCATGCCGGCGATCGAGGCGATCAAGGCGGCGACCGTCAACGCTGCCGACTTGCTGGGGCTGGCAAGCGAAATCGGCACCATCGAACCGGGCAAGAGCGCGGATATCATCGCCGTCGCCGGCGATCCGCTGGCCGATGTTACGAAGCTCAAGTCCATCGATTTCGTAATGGCTCGGGGAGAGGTGGTGAAGGGCCGCTGA